CTAAACAtgacattgaattgaattgtggCGAATCATCTGATATTTGCCACCTGTGATAACAACCTGTTTTCAACTTGCAttagtttgtttattaattgtatcagttcatttaatattttctcagtTCAAAATTGTCATCTCTACATTAAAACATCTAATCATTCATCCAGTTTTATTCAACCTATTCATCATAGGGAATCCACAAACCAAATTTCCTATAAATTGGACCAACCTGGGCGTCTGCAGCGGAAGTGGGCGCGAATTCGAGCTGCGTCGGCTGCAGACTGGCGGCGGCTGCAGCGGCTGCGGCGCCCCTGGCAAACATGCCGCACCAGTCGCCGCGACGTCCCACGTCAAGGCGCACACGGCGTAGTAGATCTTCACGTTGAACGTTCATCCATACCTGAAACAAACACAAAATTAAGACACAAAAATGTAGTTTtatgacaaataaataaataaataaataaatgctttattcaaccaataaaaataaataaattacattacaatcacATTCAAGAACACAAAACATTTCtcaatcatttaatagaatgaaTTGCATTTAAATTCACATTCAAGCTGTCacatttgctcgtttatctgagctTTGAAGAGGGTGAATTGTTTTCTGGAAAGTGAAGTgacataacctacattttgATTCGGActgtatagtataaattggagatgggacagttttgggcatgcgCATGTTGTGTCTTTCCTAATGCcgagtatttgtacacaatgtccctagtagttctgtgaacagtagacctcgcgcagttataaaccacagtctcctctaacactgtccatcagagtaaattctgtcctgtcctgtcatgtcggcgagatatcggtgtataaacgactgatggctgtttgggttgttgtatcgacaaatgtaatgtgttctcatatttatgttatttattttatactgtaatgttttttaattgatgtaattaatttttatttcatattgatgtatcttatgtgtgtgtgtgtgtgtgtgtgaataaataaattgaatgctaataatttgatgtaaacagctatgctgctagcatcaaaagcttaccgagttgaaaacagagaaaagtcgggagaaaatactatgctacttcaagttatcaattgcatgcctcactgcatgcaattaatagtccacacaacagctgtgttttcaaaaagttaagcctagtttatacgatgccaattggcgagacaaATTGTCATAAGGCAACTGACTGGCATGAAATTAGTCTTCGTATAAACACTTCAGGCCAATTATCTTGCCAACTGTCCCGACAATTGGCTCGAAATTCAACTGTCTCCGGGAGTAGACTATGGACAGTCAATTGGGACCAGCGAGCCCCCCACCACTTGGAATCTCAATTGTCGCGACAATTGGCGCTGTGTGAACGGTGTAGGCCTAGCGCTGTCTTGGTTTTGCCAGTTCAGCTGTTTAGTCACAACAGATGACGAGAACTCGGAATGTTTAGCTGTCAACTGACGTTGCAACAGTTGGCCGCGTATATAAACATCTTCTCGTTTCACTGGCCTGGCCTCCGACAATCCGCAAACACGTGATGACAAGTGTCCAAAGACAACTGTCTCGCCAATTAGCATCGTATAACTAGGCTTTACATTGAGTATATTGAATCGCATGCGTCAttacatgcaatttataatccactcgacatcTGATTCAGATGAAtggattctatagtctgatttttactctaattttggcgtatgaaggaggctccttttccttttatattattcttgaaattaaaaatttccaaaaaccttgtatatacgtcgacgcgcaatttaaaaataaaacatacctgtcaaatttcatgaaaatctattgctgcgttttcgccgtaaatgcgcacatatcctattatattaagcaagcaattctgtctatctgtttatatttttatctggttatttatgttcaacggatctcgaaaacggctctaacgattttcacgaaattttgaacatagtagatttatgatataaaaattcgtttgcactaggtctcatccttgagaaaactcgctgaactacattaaaaggataattcattcttgactgaaagctgagactttcgtcgtctgtggataataaaagtgagcgagtgattctgtggaaaatcaaaatatcgcatccccgaaattcataagctgacttatagccagctgtagaatataaacacgatcattttagagaattgtgttctgtttatcaatgaataaaaaaaaaacgagcgaagctcggtgcgccgatattaaacatttaaacataaagaggaatgctaaaccgtcgacttgaatcttagacctcacttcgctcggtcaataaattggaaatggaacagttttgggcatgatcatgttgtgcctttcctaatgtcaagtatttgtacgcaatatcataaataaataaatgctgagAGTTAACTTACACTGCATCACATTCAACCAAGCTGACAATTTACTCACGTTTTCATCATTGATAAGACAGTGCACCCGATGcagaggacaaaaactgtcagTCAGCGCAAACTTCTGTCCGGTGGTCGGATCCCACACATGCCACTGGTCTCCTCCACTTTCGCCCTCCACGCCACCACCTCGCTGAGTCAGCACAAACGAGCTGCGACCGTGGGGTATGCCCACACCGAGCACCAGCCAGGCACGCAAACCCACCGCAGAAAGAAACCATAGCAGAATTGCCAGGTCGTCAGAGTCACCTTGCAGCACTTTCAGTACTTGCTGTAATCACACAATTACGATGATTTACAttaaaatatcgggggaccgagcttcgctcttgagtgtgaaagcatagaaaattttgTAACAAAAGATTGACTTtaaagtttatattttttattcattttctcagtcgtacaattatttttacagttatatgaggacaCAACAAGTTTATCCCAAAGCTATCCCTTTTTAAATTTACACTACATTCCAAtcaaatctaggttaagctacagaagaataaataaatcatcagaataacaattcattcacacttcaaaaacaaacacatcatcaattataaatagatatactatgaagacaaataaacaaaaataagtttttttgccggattatttttctcttgagatcagctgaggaataacccacaCAACATGCAATTATTGCTCACTCACTTACGgtattacggtatcgacagacgacacaATTTCCAGCTGTTTATCCAAGAtctatttatccttttaatgtccttcagcgagttatctcaGGTTGAGACcgagtgcaatcgaattttcttattataaacctactttgttccaatttcgtgagaatcgttagagccgtttcgagatccggtcacatacagatatataaacatataaacagaaatagctcgttaatagtataggattcagAAAATCAGCAAGggactattttaaaacttgacaaactgtaaacttgaccgagtggaatcttgaagaattgaaaataggcctattaccatccccggttaattaagaatctataaatgcaaaatttcaaactaAAACAGTCCagcagttcagacgtgatgatgcgtcaaaaataatttcctatcccgacgtgtataagccagttcttttcttcCTTTATTGAAGTATGATAATTAACAGGATTGCTCAAATTTCTCTATCAAGTGCACTTTGCAAAAGcccaaaaatattcattcatagtcTAGCTCTTAAAccgaataattatattaatttatttataaaggCAACTTACTATAAGTATTTTATGCCTAGGTGATGAGGGGATGTATGATAATATAAACGTTATATTTATgactagcatgtaacccgtgctaTGCACTGGGGAAAATTTGGTGTTGTGAAATGCTATCTGAAACAGTTGGAATTAATAAagtggaagttgcatttgttcaaatgctaattaataataattattattgaaagaaattccaattaatgctgtaaatttgaatttgaattatcacTCTTTGCatgtacaacaataaaaaaattgtttggcAATCGTCACAtattacaaaacaaaaaaatcacaataaaaaGTCATCATGTCATAAAACACTTATCCAGGCCAGCCAgtccttcaattttttcttgagcTGCACTCTATTATCAATGTCCTCAAGATGGTGCGGCAGGGAGTTGATCATTTTTTGGctcatatgaattggatttttCTCGTGGAACGATGTCCTATGTTATGTATCACTGCtgctgtagcagaagtcttcggggtgatttacagcattttattagaatttcgttttaataataattattaataattagcatttgaacaaatgcaacttacaaattaattccatctgtagactgactggccgctatggctttgtataaaatggaCGCTGCTATTCAGAGATTGTCAggttggtgtaagggtaagcattcctgacaggcaattgggaggtactgggttcgattcccgggctgacaaatattttttgtatagtagcgctcatcgaatttacATCTAGTTTACCCTGTTTACCCTCTttcttgtcaatatttgcagtagcagaagttcggggtgtttacagcatttaattggaattttttaataataattattgctatCTGAAACTTACATCAGCTGTGAGCCAAATGTCGAACAATCCTGGAAAGAGAATACTGCCTGGAGTGGGGGGATTTGGGAGACAAACCAAGCCGCCATTTATGGGAGGTGACTACGCCTTCCTCCAACACTGAAATCACAAATTCATAACAATAAAACATACAGCAAACAATAAACTAGTaatctgtgaacagtagatctcacagttttctcatccacaagtatctgatgtcacctgttctagttgattcagttgaatcataatttactcttaaaactgttattgttttctccaagatcaaaaactcacttatgttgataaactcagttcacgttgaatttgtatcccatatgatgatttatcagtttcgtgataaactttccatctgataaaaatatttctcaactattttcaaattattttttttcaatcaagaataatattataatttcttcagcattattcagttaattcaatcatttttcatttcattttcaatcacctattaaattgtttttcaaatgtgagaatattgatactgatgggcacgcatcataaaagaTATTGacaccctaccttatagaatagacaccgccaaacatctgtgtaatgcatgcaatgaataatccacttgtcagctgattgattatgaataattctatagtctgattgatcctatcttcaaagtagagatattatatagtgatatcagagtatggaggaactcttttttttttcatattatccttaaaatgcaaaattcaagaaaccttgtgtatacatcgacgtgcagttgaaaaaggaatattcttgCCGAATtccatcgaattctatcaacgcgtttggccgtaatggcgtatataggcctacagacagacaaaagcaatcGAGCTGAAACATAGACTTCACTACGTTCAGTCAACtacgaaaaaatgtaaaaaatatccACCCATTAACCGTATATCAGTCAAATGAGACAAATTTATACATTTGTCAAATAAATGTAGTCATCTGTAGTTGAATACAATGTCCAACAGTACTgtggtgaggttcacgttataatgacaatatttgatttacattggtgatgctatccttgtctataattcgacaaagcagatagcgctatccttttatGCTCTGATACGTTCcagattgtttttcaacaatgtagaagtatagTACAATGTGGAATCTAAACATCATATTTAGTCTcatcattaaaatgaataattaaataatgaaaaatatgttttcttgaCGAACAAGAATAATtagttattttgaataataatgaaaaattaatattacatcagatataccggtatcagctattcctatagaaggcagtggcaaagcaAAGACGGTAATGCTGTTCACCtatcttctccactgccattataatgtggacctcaccatatTCACAAGATTCTagctgttattcaatttacccaATACCTCTTCACTAATACGTTTATTCTCATAACTTACTGTTATACAGAGTATTCTATATGTGGACCCCTTTTCAAAAATGGTatttattacagtaaaaatctggtgtgtcgcactcacactactttccttgccgttatgaaaattgatcacctgacgtagtgttcacgtgcatctcaagttactattcaaagatctgagtcagctggtgacatgacaataacgctggagacacacgatgtgtgctatctcttcatagtgaatgattcaacagaatcaacagttgacaacagtttgcaattgaataatcacattttctcgaatttcgagcttattttcaattttaggtggaaaatgttactggacattgatTATAGAGATTTCATgctgaattttttgtttaaattgtatctgaagctgataatgggaatctaaaatcgaactttgcatagatgaggcggagctcctgaaatttttacagatatgggaattgtggcaattgatagagcttatcaatgactattttcggttagaaaatgatcaaaatcgttggagccgttttcgataaatcgcaaaaaaccctgttttgacacaatttttcgccattttagccgccatcttgaattgcatttgatcgagattgttcgtgtcggatccttataggggaaggatcttaagtttcaaattcaagtcattccgttaactgggagatgatatatcgtgtacacagacgcacatatactcatacccacacacacacacacacacacacacacacaaacacccacacacacacacacacacacacacacacacacacacactcacacacacacacacacacatatatattatatatatatatatatatatatatatatatatatatatatatatatattatatatatatatatataaagaccaatacccaaaaaccacttttttagactcaggggaccttgtgaaacgtatagaaatttagaaattggggtaccttaccagggtttttttgcgattttatcgaaaacggctccaacgattttgatcaaattctaaCCGAAAATAGTAACTACAAAATATGTAGCTGCCATCGTCATTATGTATTCCCCTAAATTTTCTCggttaagaatgaggcttacagttcaatgagcaaggaaagttgtgtgagtgtaccacaccagatttttctattaAATCTTATCAATAGTCTATTTCAAATTAagcaaataaatacctttaaagtgaaaaaacactcagattctttgatgtggcgacgaccgtttcgtgctggtgatGCAaattctcaagccaaacagaaactgaagTGGTTAAGtttatgagggtgaaatttggtcAGAGTGGGGGTTGAGAGGAGTTTTGGCGGTTAATGGAGgaggatttaaatgagtttgtcaaacagtgtgtgggaggaaaagttgatttgatcatttagaatattgttgGGGTATGTGAGGGTGACGAATGCTGTATGATATCAGTGTGTATTTGTCAGAGTTTTGCGGattgtttttgttgtttttaattttttgtagaaGTTTGTCAATCATTGAGGGTTTGTATCCATTTTGTtgtgcaatatattttattgtgtgcAGTTCAGTGTTGTAATCTGTAATAAACCCTCACATACCACAACAATAAAACTTACAAAATAGCAGCAGCattcaagaaaatgaaatacAAGGTTGTTACAAACAAAAAACTCACTGAAAAAACTCTTGTCCCCACACAACACCtt
This genomic stretch from Nilaparvata lugens isolate BPH unplaced genomic scaffold, ASM1435652v1 scaffold7159, whole genome shotgun sequence harbors:
- the LOC120356578 gene encoding coiled-coil and C2 domain-containing protein 2A-like, translated to MINSLPHHLEDIDNRVQLKKKLKDWLQVLKVLQGDSDDLAILLWFLSAVGLRAWLVLGVGIPHGRSSFVLTQRGGGVEGESGGDQWHVWDPTTGQKFALTDSFCPLHRVHCLINDENVWMNVQREDLLRRVRLDVGRRGDWCGMFARGAAAAAAAASLQPTQLEFAPTSAADAQ